One stretch of Juglans microcarpa x Juglans regia isolate MS1-56 chromosome 3D, Jm3101_v1.0, whole genome shotgun sequence DNA includes these proteins:
- the LOC121254823 gene encoding uncharacterized protein LOC121254823 yields MAKFNVVQKKRRAQIADRKRAIHGDPVTGKLKTRPQSLSVSGKRKRKLLKKWRRDQKEAVEKGLLNMEDVEMASAEGTSQDTNRTPTAFHMKKSLKLKKLKRRGKGKGKSSTLAAAAETSRDAMTE; encoded by the exons ATGGCGAAGTTCAACGTGGTGCAGAAGAAGCGAAGAGCTCAAATAGCGGATAGAAAGAGAGCGATTCATGGAGATCCTGTTACTGGGAAGCTCAAGACTAGGCCCCAGTCCCTCTCTGTCTCGGGCAAACGCAAGCGCAAGCTCTTGAAAAAATGGCGCAGG GACCAGAAGGAGGCTGTGGAGAAGGGTCTACTGAACATGGAAGATGTGGAAATGGCATCAGCTGAAG GCACATCTCAGGACACCAACAGAACACCAACGGCAttccacatgaagaagagtcTGAAACTTAAAAAACTAAAGCGCAGAg GTAAGGGCAAAGGAAAATCTTCTACATTAGCTGCAGCTGCTGAAACTTCCAGGGATGCGATGACAGAGTAA
- the LOC121255931 gene encoding D-xylose-proton symporter-like 2, translating to MESDPERLTLSSLGKVGKSSGEIGGAEEPLLNGVHSSEHYSVLASILPFLFPALGGLLYGYDIGATSCATISVESATLSGVSWYNLSSVEIGLVTSGSLYGALIGSILAFNVADFLGRRRELIAASILYFVGALVTALAPDLAVMVIGRFVFGIGIGLAMHAAPMYIAETAPSKIRGRLISLKEFFIVLGMVAGYGIGSLLVDIVAGWRYMYGASSPLAVIMGIGMWWLPASPRWLLLHAIQGKGNMQELRNHAINCLCRLRGPAIGDSAPEEVDEILTELSYFGDNKELSLREMFQGKCLKALTIGAGLVLFQQITGQPSVLYYAASILQSAGFSAASDATRVSILLGLLKLIMTGAAVLVVDRLGRRPLLLGGVSGMVISLFLLGSYYLFLDDVPVVAVVALLLYVGCYQISFGPIGWLMISEIFPLRLRGRGLSIAVLVNFGANALVTFAFSPLKAWLGAGILFYAFGAIAVLSLIFIFFVVPETKGLTLEEIEAKCL from the exons ATGGAGTCTGATCCTGAGCGGCTCACGCTTTCGTCTCTCGGAAAG gTAGGAAAGTCCTCGGGTGAGATTGGCGGTGCTGAGGAGCCTCTTCTTAATGGCGTTCACAGTTCTGAACACTATTCTGTTCTTGCCTCAATTCTCCC TTTTCTCTTCCCTGCTCTCGGAGGACTACTATATGGCTATGACATTGGTGCTACATCTTGTGCTACAATTTCTGTAGAG TCAGCCACATTGAGTGGAGTATCGTGGTACAACTTATCTTCTGTGGAGATTGGTCTCGTA ACTAGTGGCTCGTTATATGGTGCCTTGATTGGCTCTATCTTGGCCTTTAATGTTGCTGACTTCCTAG gaagaagaagggagtTGATTGCAGCTTCTATATTGTACTTTGTGGGAGCTCTTGTAACAGCATTAGCACCTGACTTGGCTGTTATGGTCATTGGACGCTTTGTGTTTGGCATAGGAATTGGACTG GCAATGCATGCAGCTCCTATGTACATTGCTGAGACAGCTCCTAGTAAGATACGCGGTCGTCTAATCTCTTTGAAAGAGTTCTTCATAGTTCTTGGGATGGTT GCAGGTTATGGAATTGGTAGCCTTTTAGTTGACATTGTTGCTGGTTGGCGCTACATGTATGGAGCTAGTTCCCCCTTAGCAGTGATCATGGGAATTGGAATGTGGTGGCTACCAGCATCACCTAGATGGCTACTTTTACATGCTATACAGGGAAAGGGCAACATGCAGGAATTAAGAAATCATGCAATAAATTGCTTGTGCCGGCTTAGGGGTCCAGCTATTGGTGACTCAGCTCCTGAAGAAGTGGATGAGATACTGACTGAGCTTTCATATTTTGGTGATAACAAAGAATTGTCTCTCAGGGAAATGTTCCAGGGAAAATGCTTGAAAGCCCTTACAATTGGTGCTGGATTAGTCTTGTTTCAACAG ATCACTGGGCAACCGAGTGTACTGTACTATGCTGCATCAATCCTTCAG AGTGCAGGATTCTCTGCAGCATCTGATGCGACACGCGTCTCAATCTTACTTGGGTTATTGAAG TTGATCATGACTGGAGCAGCCGTTCTTGTAGTTGATAGACTTGGGAGGAGACCTTTATTACTTGGAGGTGTATCTGGGATG GTTATCTCTTTATTCCTTCTGGGGTCCTATTACCTTTTCTTGGATGATGTACCTGTTGTGGCGGTAGTTGCTCTGCTACTCTATGTTGGGTGTTACCAG ATATCCTTTGGTCCTATTGGTTGGCTAATGATTTCAGAGATCTTCCCATTACGCCTTAGAGGGCGAGGACTCAGCATTGCAGTGCTTGTGAATTTTGGTGCAAATGCTCTGGTGACATTTGCGTTCTCTCCTTTGAAG GCGTGGCTGGGAgctggaatattattttatgcattTGGGGCAATTGCTGTGTTATCtcttatcttcatattttttgtgGTACCAGAGACAAAGGGGCTTACTCTCGAGGAAATCGAAGCGAAATGCCTTTAG
- the LOC121254822 gene encoding universal stress protein A-like protein yields MDNEAERKSSSGKKKVMVAIDESECSRCALQWALDNLRETIANSDLVIFTVQPIVDFGYAYASTLGAAPPELMRSIQENHQKVASALLEKAKEMCANHGIIPAEMVTEVGDPKETICAAVEKLNIQLLVLGCHSRGVITRAFLGSVSNYCVHNAKCPVLVVRKPV; encoded by the exons atggataaTGAGGCGGAGAGAAAGAGCAGTTCTGGGAAGAAGAAGGTGATGGTGGCAATAGATGAGAGCGAGTGTAGCCGCTGCGCTCTCCAGTGGGCACTGGACAACCTTCGCGAAACCATTGCCAATTCCGACCTTGTCATCTTTACCGTGCAGCCCATCGTTGACTTCGGTTACGCTTATGCTTCCACTCTCGGTGCTGCGC CTCCGGAGTTGATGAGATCTATCCAAGAAAATCACCAGAAGGTTGCATCAGCTCTGTTAGAGAAGGCTAAGGAGATGTGCGCTAACCACGGG ATCATACCTGCAGAAATGGTGACAGAAGTTGGGGATCCTAAAGAGACAATATGTGCAGCAGTTGAGAAGCTCAATATTCAATTACTTGTATTGGGCTGCCATAGTCGTGGAGTTATTACAAG GGCTTTTCTGGGAAGCGTCAGCAATTACTGTGTTCATAATGCCAAGTGCCCAGTTCTAGTCGTTAGAAAACCAGTTTAA